From the genome of Fundidesulfovibrio magnetotacticus:
ACCACCTGGCGCGCCTCGTAGTCTCCGAAGCCGACCACCACGCCGTCGGACACGGCGATGTCCGCCTCGTGGATGTCTCCCGAGAGCACGTTCACCAGGCGCGTGTTCTTGAGCAGCAGGTCCACGGGCTCTTCGCCCAGAGCCAGGCCGATCCTGCGGGTCAGGAACGCCACCGTCGAATCGAATTCCATGAAGCCTCCGCATAGGCCGGGTGCGACGCCCGGCCACCAAGGTATCACATGATCCTATTTGACCAGGACCGGCGTGTCCATGCTAAATCCCATGAAACCATACCGCAAAGGATCTTGCATGAGCGCACGAACCATCGATTGCCAGGGCATGACCTGCCCCCAGCCCCTCATGGCCTGCAGGAAGTGCATCGAGGCCGAGGCCCCCGAGCACCTTGAGATCGTTGTGGACGACGAAGCCGCCCTGGAGAACGTGGGCCGCTACCTGGCAGCCTCCGGATACCTCCATGCCAGCTCCCGCCACGGCAAAGCCTGGACCATCGTGGCCTCCCGCGCGCCCGGGGCCGCTCCTGGCGCGCCCGCCGTGGAGGACTTCCCCTGCCCCGTGCCCCAGGCCAACGAAAGCCAGCGCATCGCCGTGTTCCTTTCCGCGAGCACCATCGGCCGCGGGGACGACGCCCTGGGCGAAAAGCTCATGTTGAACTTTATCAAAACCCTGCCCGAAATGGGGCCGGACCTCTGGCGCATCGTCATGGTCAACGCCGCCGTGCGGCTGGCCGTGGAAGGCAGCCCCCACCTGGAGACCCTGCGCGCCCTGGAAGACGCGGGAGTCTCCATCCTCGTATGCGGCACCTGCCTGGAATTCTTCGGACTTCTCGACAAGCGCGCCGTGGGCCAGACCACAAATATGCTCGATGT
Proteins encoded in this window:
- the yedF gene encoding sulfurtransferase-like selenium metabolism protein YedF — protein: MSARTIDCQGMTCPQPLMACRKCIEAEAPEHLEIVVDDEAALENVGRYLAASGYLHASSRHGKAWTIVASRAPGAAPGAPAVEDFPCPVPQANESQRIAVFLSASTIGRGDDALGEKLMLNFIKTLPEMGPDLWRIVMVNAAVRLAVEGSPHLETLRALEDAGVSILVCGTCLEFFGLLDKRAVGQTTNMLDVVTSLQLATKVIDL